From Acidovorax sp. FHTAMBA, one genomic window encodes:
- a CDS encoding esterase-like activity of phytase family protein: protein MKPGRLAIALLAVSALLQACGSHAPPPPAQSAAQPVAPQVSAAPAACPCLRLIGEATLAQGLSVGGTTVGGLSGIDYDAAGDRYILLSDDRSNMDAARFYTARIRYTASALAMPEFTGAVALLNARGQPYAPRRRAPDGIEVPDPEAVRWLPGGADFLWTSEGDFARGFGPALRTSRATDGAQLRAYALPAAFQPRPGERRGPRDNDTLEGLALTPDGQTAWLAMEGPWLQDGPRATPASGGAPVRITAIDVASGRVLRQLAYQPDAVPHKSPLPGGYTTNGVSEILADGPDHLLVLERSYTLGVGNSIRLYRIAVQGAGAEAASDTLDIEALAPGNHTPVPKMLVADFAHLGLQRLDNIEGMAWGAPLPGPGGPRRVLVFVSDDNFNPAQITQFIAAEYLAP from the coding sequence GTGAAGCCGGGCCGCCTTGCCATTGCCCTGCTGGCGGTCAGCGCGCTGCTGCAGGCCTGCGGATCCCACGCACCTCCGCCTCCCGCCCAGAGCGCGGCGCAACCCGTTGCCCCGCAGGTATCCGCGGCCCCGGCTGCCTGCCCCTGCCTTCGCCTGATTGGCGAGGCCACGTTGGCGCAGGGGCTGAGCGTGGGCGGCACCACGGTGGGTGGCCTCTCGGGCATCGACTACGACGCGGCCGGGGACCGCTACATCCTGCTGTCGGACGACCGCTCCAACATGGATGCTGCGCGCTTTTACACCGCGCGCATCCGTTACACGGCCAGCGCGCTGGCCATGCCCGAATTCACCGGCGCCGTGGCCTTGCTGAACGCCCGCGGCCAGCCCTACGCGCCACGCCGCCGCGCGCCCGATGGCATCGAGGTGCCCGACCCGGAAGCCGTGCGCTGGCTGCCCGGGGGCGCAGACTTCCTGTGGACGAGCGAAGGCGACTTCGCGCGCGGCTTTGGCCCCGCATTGCGCACCAGCCGGGCCACCGATGGTGCGCAGCTGCGTGCATACGCGCTGCCCGCGGCGTTCCAGCCCCGGCCGGGCGAGCGGCGGGGCCCCCGCGACAACGATACGCTGGAAGGCCTGGCCCTCACGCCCGACGGCCAGACCGCCTGGCTGGCCATGGAAGGCCCCTGGCTGCAAGACGGCCCCCGCGCCACACCCGCCAGCGGTGGCGCGCCCGTGCGCATCACCGCCATCGACGTGGCCAGCGGCCGTGTGCTGCGCCAGCTGGCCTACCAGCCCGATGCCGTGCCGCACAAAAGCCCCCTGCCCGGCGGCTACACCACCAACGGTGTGAGCGAGATACTGGCCGACGGGCCCGACCACCTGCTGGTGCTCGAGCGCAGCTACACCCTGGGCGTGGGCAATTCGATCCGCCTGTACCGCATTGCCGTACAAGGCGCGGGCGCGGAGGCGGCCAGCGACACGCTGGACATTGAGGCGCTTGCCCCCGGCAACCACACGCCGGTGCCCAAAATGCTGGTGGCAGACTTTGCCCACCTGGGGCTTCAGCGCCTGGACAACATCGAGGGCATGGCCTGGGGCGCGCCTTTGCCAGGCCCGGGCGGCCCGCGCCGGGTGCTGGTCTTTGTGAGCGACGACAACTTCAACCCCGCGCAGATCACCCAGTTCATCGCGGCGGAGTACCTTGCCCCGTGA
- a CDS encoding Smr/MutS family protein, whose protein sequence is MKARSLQDLAPLRQALAERAAHEARLRQQALEAERRERAERNLFRDAVGPVQALGGQHHDRHWPLPEPPEPLPLQHWLDEERVLRESISDDFDVSTLLDTDDQLSFRRPGIGVEITRRLRAGHWSIQRQLDLHGLRVDEAREALGEFIRLAHRTGMRCVRVVHGKGLGSPGKSPVLKSRVQRWLVQKSEVLAFVQARPMDGGAGALVVLLQPVLHKKF, encoded by the coding sequence GTGAAAGCCCGATCGCTCCAGGACCTCGCCCCGCTGCGCCAGGCGCTGGCCGAGCGGGCTGCACACGAGGCGCGGCTGCGCCAGCAGGCGCTGGAGGCCGAGCGCCGCGAGCGCGCCGAGCGCAACCTGTTCCGTGACGCCGTGGGGCCCGTGCAGGCCCTTGGCGGGCAGCACCACGACCGGCACTGGCCCCTGCCCGAGCCCCCCGAGCCCCTGCCGCTGCAGCACTGGCTGGACGAGGAACGCGTGCTGCGCGAATCCATCAGCGACGACTTCGATGTGAGCACCCTGCTCGACACGGACGACCAGCTGAGCTTTCGCCGCCCGGGCATCGGCGTGGAGATCACGCGCCGCCTGCGCGCCGGGCACTGGAGCATTCAGCGCCAGCTGGACCTGCACGGCCTGCGCGTGGACGAGGCACGCGAAGCCCTGGGTGAATTCATCCGCCTCGCCCACCGCACGGGCATGCGCTGCGTGCGCGTGGTGCACGGCAAGGGCCTGGGCTCGCCCGGCAAAAGCCCCGTGCTCAAAAGCCGCGTGCAGCGCTGGCTGGTGCAAAAGAGCGAGGTGTTGGCCTTTGTGCAGGCCCGGCCCATGGACGGCGGGGCTGGCGCGCTGGTGGTGCTGCTGCAGCCGGTGCTGCACAAAAAATTCTAG
- a CDS encoding bifunctional 2',3'-cyclic-nucleotide 2'-phosphodiesterase/3'-nucleotidase, with amino-acid sequence MVALAASLAACGGSDDSNNHAGATATLAVLETTDLHFNVRSYDYFKLAEDKSYGFERTATLVRAARKEFANTLLVDNGDTIQGTALADYEATISPIPCTQQLSMYKAMGALGFDAGTLGNHEFNYGLPFLNQVLGGGLDVDGVDATKKCAGAGFPVVLANVVSNKSRKPLVQPYTLLERTLVAKSADGKEVKLPIKIGVIGFTTPGIMNWDKRYLEGKVTTEGAVEVASKYVPELRAKGADIVVALLHGGLDGAAYAPTMENPGLHLSKVAGIDAMVMGHQHGVFPDTAPTPGFNLPGVDHKAGTINGVPAVMASSWGKSLGVVQLALQWDGAKWTVNKSASKSELRNIQSKNAAGATVTVDADPAIAPLIETQHQAAIQYVKTPIGQTDFRMSTLFADVGDPGAIQIVNQAQQAYVAAYIRASLPQYAQLPVLSVSAPFKSGFQGGADYTDVAVGPLAINNAADLYLYPNTVYAVKVNGADIRNWLEAAAKRFNQIDPGKTTEQPLVSTFPGYNFDMFTTADMQYEIDVIQPVGSRIKNLTYLGKPIDVAQEFVIATNNYRATSGKSFIDKLDGSGTIWASPDANRDVVIDYIRKNPAVTRAANGAAKSWRFAKATTAGPVVFHSGANALSVAQAAGLTNVSLLAADDGLGKGMSKYAIDLSK; translated from the coding sequence ATGGTGGCGCTGGCGGCTTCGCTGGCTGCCTGCGGTGGCAGCGACGACAGCAACAACCATGCGGGCGCCACAGCCACGCTGGCGGTGCTGGAGACCACCGACCTGCACTTCAACGTGCGCAGCTACGACTACTTCAAGCTGGCCGAGGACAAGAGCTATGGCTTTGAGCGCACGGCCACGCTGGTGCGTGCCGCGCGCAAGGAGTTTGCCAACACGCTGCTGGTGGACAACGGCGACACCATCCAGGGCACGGCGCTGGCCGACTACGAAGCCACCATCAGCCCCATCCCCTGCACGCAGCAGCTGTCGATGTACAAGGCCATGGGTGCGCTGGGCTTTGACGCCGGCACGCTGGGCAACCACGAGTTCAATTACGGCTTGCCCTTTCTGAACCAGGTGCTGGGCGGCGGGCTGGATGTGGACGGCGTCGATGCCACCAAGAAATGCGCTGGCGCGGGCTTTCCGGTGGTGCTGGCCAACGTGGTCAGCAACAAGAGCAGGAAGCCGCTGGTGCAGCCCTACACGCTGCTGGAGCGCACCCTGGTGGCCAAGAGCGCTGACGGTAAAGAGGTGAAGCTGCCCATCAAGATCGGTGTGATCGGCTTCACCACGCCGGGCATCATGAACTGGGACAAGCGCTACCTCGAAGGCAAGGTCACCACCGAAGGCGCGGTGGAGGTAGCCAGCAAGTACGTGCCCGAACTGCGCGCCAAGGGCGCCGACATCGTGGTGGCGCTGCTGCACGGCGGGCTCGATGGCGCGGCGTATGCGCCCACCATGGAGAACCCCGGTCTGCATCTTTCGAAGGTGGCTGGCATCGATGCCATGGTGATGGGTCACCAGCACGGCGTGTTCCCCGACACGGCGCCCACGCCGGGCTTCAATCTGCCGGGCGTGGACCACAAGGCGGGCACCATCAACGGCGTGCCAGCGGTGATGGCCAGCTCCTGGGGCAAGTCGCTGGGCGTGGTGCAGCTGGCGCTGCAGTGGGACGGCGCCAAGTGGACGGTCAACAAGTCGGCCAGCAAGTCCGAGCTGCGCAACATCCAGAGCAAGAATGCCGCAGGCGCCACGGTGACCGTGGATGCCGACCCGGCCATCGCCCCGCTGATCGAGACCCAGCACCAGGCGGCCATCCAGTACGTGAAGACGCCCATCGGCCAGACCGACTTCCGCATGAGCACGCTGTTTGCCGACGTGGGCGACCCGGGTGCAATCCAGATCGTGAACCAGGCGCAGCAGGCCTATGTGGCGGCCTACATCAGGGCCAGCCTGCCGCAGTATGCGCAACTGCCCGTGCTGTCGGTGAGCGCGCCGTTCAAGAGCGGCTTTCAGGGCGGCGCCGACTACACCGACGTGGCTGTGGGCCCGCTGGCCATCAACAATGCGGCCGACCTGTACCTGTACCCCAACACCGTGTATGCGGTGAAGGTGAACGGCGCGGACATCAGGAACTGGCTTGAAGCCGCTGCCAAGCGCTTCAACCAGATCGACCCGGGCAAGACCACCGAGCAGCCACTCGTCAGCACCTTCCCGGGCTACAACTTCGACATGTTCACCACGGCGGACATGCAGTACGAGATCGACGTGATCCAGCCGGTGGGCAGCCGCATCAAGAACCTGACCTACCTGGGCAAGCCCATCGACGTGGCGCAGGAGTTCGTGATCGCCACCAACAACTACCGCGCCACCAGCGGCAAGAGCTTCATCGACAAGCTCGACGGCTCGGGCACCATCTGGGCCTCGCCGGATGCCAATCGTGACGTGGTGATCGACTACATCCGCAAGAACCCCGCCGTGACGCGCGCTGCCAACGGCGCGGCCAAAAGCTGGCGCTTTGCCAAGGCGACAACGGCCGGCCCGGTGGTGTTCCACTCGGGGGCCAATGCGCTGAGCGTGGCGCAGGCGGCAGGCCTGACCAACGTGTCGCTGCTGGCGGCCGATGATGGCTTGGGCAAGGGTATGTCCAAGTACGCGATCGACCTGTCCAAATAG